A stretch of the Thiomicrorhabdus xiamenensis genome encodes the following:
- a CDS encoding inorganic phosphate transporter, with product MELSFFLLIMVVIVVALYDFTNGFHDSADMVATAIASGAMKASVAIIIAGIFTFIGPLVMGLAVADTIGTFVDISDAQVHSAQSLVIGALLAAISYNLITWKLGYPSSSSNSLAGGLVGAGLALLGNQQVNWGIEALLNGQLDGVMKVIVGLFASPFLGLLIGFLLMKLILSLFKNFTYRIRNLFIASQYFSVAWLGFSHGANDAQKGMAIIGMMLLASGQTQSFEIPLWTILLCTSAITLGTFFGGWRIIKTLGFEIYRVRVVHSVANQLSASLVNTMATLIGAPTSTTQVVTATLIGNGAAEKPRHVNWLKAKGIVTGWFLNVPISMLLGALYATFIFHLFGGSHV from the coding sequence ATGGAATTGAGCTTCTTTCTTTTAATCATGGTGGTTATTGTCGTTGCACTCTACGACTTCACCAACGGCTTTCACGATTCGGCGGATATGGTCGCGACCGCGATTGCATCCGGTGCAATGAAAGCATCAGTGGCCATTATCATCGCAGGCATTTTTACCTTTATAGGCCCTCTGGTTATGGGCTTGGCCGTCGCCGATACCATCGGCACTTTTGTCGATATCAGTGACGCACAGGTTCACAGCGCACAAAGTCTGGTGATAGGCGCACTGCTGGCAGCCATCTCTTATAACCTCATTACCTGGAAGCTCGGCTATCCGTCTTCATCCTCCAACTCACTGGCTGGCGGCCTGGTCGGGGCAGGATTAGCATTGCTCGGAAACCAGCAGGTGAACTGGGGTATCGAAGCACTCCTTAACGGGCAGCTTGACGGCGTAATGAAAGTCATTGTCGGGCTTTTTGCATCACCTTTTCTGGGTCTCCTGATCGGTTTTCTTTTAATGAAACTGATTCTGAGCCTGTTCAAAAACTTCACCTACCGGATACGTAACCTGTTTATTGCTTCGCAGTATTTCAGTGTCGCCTGGCTGGGTTTTTCGCATGGCGCAAACGATGCCCAGAAGGGCATGGCAATTATCGGCATGATGCTTCTGGCATCCGGCCAGACGCAAAGTTTCGAAATCCCTTTATGGACAATCTTGCTGTGTACTTCGGCCATCACTCTCGGAACCTTTTTCGGTGGATGGCGTATTATCAAAACTCTGGGATTTGAAATTTACCGTGTCCGGGTCGTGCATTCAGTCGCCAACCAGCTCAGCGCCTCACTCGTCAACACCATGGCGACCCTGATTGGCGCTCCGACTTCAACCACTCAAGTGGTGACAGCGACCTTGATTGGCAATGGCGCTGCGGAAAAACCCCGACACGTGAACTGGCTCAAAGCAAAGGGAATCGTCACCGGCTGGTTTTTGAATGTTCCGATTTCAATGCTCTTAGGCGCCTTATATGCCACGTTTATTTTCCATCTGTTCGGAGGTTCTCATGTTTAG
- a CDS encoding RDD family protein translates to MRPTYAGFWIRAGATFIDAILMVIVFTIPTMMIYGAEEMNNGAIIHGFWDLLINWILPFVVIIWLWVRFYGTPGKMATKLKIVDARTGYKLSVFQAVIRYFAYIVSALPLGLGFIWIGFDPKKQGWHDKIAGTVVIRDNNPDEVTFEENR, encoded by the coding sequence ATGCGACCAACGTATGCAGGTTTCTGGATCAGAGCCGGGGCGACCTTTATTGACGCCATCCTGATGGTTATTGTTTTCACCATTCCCACCATGATGATTTACGGCGCCGAGGAAATGAACAACGGTGCGATTATCCACGGTTTCTGGGACTTGCTGATCAACTGGATACTGCCGTTTGTCGTCATTATCTGGCTGTGGGTACGTTTTTACGGAACGCCCGGAAAAATGGCCACCAAACTGAAAATCGTCGACGCCAGAACCGGTTACAAGCTTTCTGTCTTTCAGGCGGTAATCCGCTACTTCGCTTATATTGTTTCCGCCCTGCCATTAGGGCTCGGATTTATTTGGATCGGTTTTGATCCGAAAAAACAGGGATGGCACGACAAAATCGCGGGAACGGTGGTGATCCGCGACAATAATCCGGATGAAGTCACTTTCGAAGAAAACCGCTAA
- a CDS encoding HPP family protein encodes MFAIYNIQGRRFRSSLEQLHKVHQPNAGQAPNLHEDVARDQTFSISGSDSEDTAETAANARHLQAYRKMLQLNERSVLVHAYQIMSQPVATLDSRTTLKQALEIFEKGSFQQMPVLNAQQSLVGLLTYQQLFKVSLHDRLPAETLVTEFMNPEVITVDPVSDVRRVAQVLYEYQLSALPVVNEQDNLVGIISKTDLLKALMMDPPLSLWV; translated from the coding sequence ATGTTCGCTATCTATAATATTCAAGGCAGACGCTTCCGCAGCAGCCTGGAACAACTGCACAAGGTGCATCAACCGAACGCCGGACAAGCTCCTAACTTGCACGAAGATGTCGCCCGCGACCAAACCTTTTCCATTTCGGGAAGCGATTCCGAGGACACTGCAGAAACCGCTGCCAATGCCCGTCACTTGCAAGCCTATCGTAAAATGCTGCAGTTAAACGAGCGTAGCGTTTTGGTACATGCCTACCAGATCATGTCGCAGCCTGTTGCCACTCTGGACAGTCGCACAACGCTAAAGCAGGCTCTGGAAATTTTTGAAAAGGGCAGCTTTCAACAGATGCCGGTATTGAACGCGCAACAGTCTTTGGTCGGATTACTGACCTACCAACAGCTGTTTAAAGTCAGTCTGCATGACCGGCTTCCCGCTGAGACCCTCGTGACGGAGTTTATGAATCCGGAAGTCATTACCGTAGACCCCGTCTCCGATGTCCGCCGAGTGGCACAAGTACTGTACGAATACCAGCTCAGTGCCCTGCCGGTTGTTAACGAGCAGGATAATCTGGTCGGAATCATCAGCAAAACCGATTTGCTCAAGGCCCTGATGATGGATCCGCCTCTGAGCCTGTGGGTATAA
- a CDS encoding FAD-dependent oxidoreductase, translated as MPNVRQFLELNRQLPEKKPAQERKVEFKEIYAPFDMKDAMAQADRCLHCGNPYCEFACPVHNYIPNWLKLVAEGNIMEAAEISHKSNSLPEMCGRICPQDRLCEQACTLEDTNFGAVTIGQVEKFITDTAFAMGWKPDLSDVPMTDKKVAIVGAGPAGIAAADILIRNGVKPVVYEKQPEIGGLLTFGIPQFKLDKEVVQKRREILEHMGIEFHCGVEVGKDIQFQELMDNYDAVFLGMGTYKPMAGRFPGEDLPGVYKALDFLIGNVKHVLGYENDPEPYVSMEGKRVVVLGGGDTTMDCTRTSIRQGADEVFCVYRRDEENMPGSRAEVKNAKEEGVQFKFNLSPVEVIGDGKVEGIKVVQTKMGEPDENGRRRAEIVEGSEEVIPCDAVIVAFGFQPNPPAWFKDFDIELNNWNGVVASEDTLYQFQTSNPKVFAGGDMVRGSSLVVHAIAEGRKAAEGMLDFLEV; from the coding sequence ATGCCAAATGTAAGACAATTTTTAGAATTAAACCGCCAGCTTCCTGAAAAGAAGCCGGCTCAAGAGCGTAAGGTTGAATTTAAAGAGATCTACGCACCGTTTGACATGAAAGACGCTATGGCGCAGGCAGACCGTTGTTTGCACTGCGGTAACCCATACTGCGAATTTGCCTGTCCGGTACACAACTATATCCCTAACTGGTTGAAGCTGGTTGCCGAAGGGAACATCATGGAAGCGGCTGAGATTTCGCATAAATCCAATTCTCTGCCTGAAATGTGTGGTCGTATCTGTCCGCAAGACCGTCTGTGCGAACAAGCGTGTACTCTTGAAGATACCAACTTCGGTGCGGTCACCATCGGTCAGGTTGAGAAATTCATCACCGATACCGCTTTCGCAATGGGTTGGAAACCAGACCTGTCTGACGTTCCAATGACCGATAAGAAAGTTGCCATCGTCGGTGCCGGACCTGCCGGTATCGCAGCGGCCGACATTCTGATCCGTAACGGCGTTAAACCGGTCGTGTACGAGAAACAACCAGAAATCGGCGGTCTGCTGACTTTCGGTATCCCGCAATTCAAGCTGGATAAAGAAGTAGTTCAGAAGCGTCGCGAAATCCTTGAGCACATGGGCATCGAATTCCACTGTGGTGTAGAAGTCGGTAAAGACATTCAGTTCCAGGAACTGATGGACAACTACGATGCAGTATTCCTGGGAATGGGAACCTACAAGCCGATGGCCGGTCGTTTCCCGGGTGAAGACCTGCCGGGCGTATACAAAGCACTGGACTTCCTGATCGGTAACGTTAAGCACGTTCTAGGATACGAAAACGATCCAGAGCCTTACGTTTCGATGGAAGGCAAGCGCGTAGTGGTTCTAGGTGGTGGTGATACCACTATGGACTGTACCCGTACCTCAATCCGTCAGGGTGCCGACGAAGTTTTCTGTGTTTACCGTCGTGACGAAGAAAACATGCCGGGCTCGCGTGCCGAGGTTAAGAATGCTAAAGAAGAAGGCGTTCAGTTCAAATTCAACTTGTCTCCGGTCGAAGTGATCGGTGACGGTAAAGTTGAAGGCATCAAAGTGGTTCAGACCAAAATGGGCGAGCCGGATGAAAACGGTCGCCGTCGTGCAGAGATTGTCGAAGGTTCGGAAGAAGTGATTCCGTGCGATGCCGTTATCGTCGCGTTCGGCTTCCAGCCTAATCCGCCGGCATGGTTCAAAGATTTCGACATCGAACTGAACAACTGGAACGGCGTTGTCGCATCCGAAGACACTCTGTACCAGTTCCAGACCAGCAACCCGAAAGTGTTTGCCGGTGGTGATATGGTTCGCGGTTCTTCACTGGTGGTTCACGCTATCGCCGAAGGTCGTAAAGCCGCAGAAGGAATGCTGGACTTCCTGGAAGTTTAA
- a CDS encoding DUF47 domain-containing protein, with translation MFRSLLQKYVLPREVDFLGALNQHAQAIKRITHDLQSCFIEGDEICCQAVTEDEHQAKNIKESNMNELLNSFITPIDRESIFRIISQLDWLAVSIRHFIIEAKAYEIRELHNGYNTIFSQICLSSEHLAKGFEKLIEKDHLAVALEAQNVRDSYDYLVDIYVEKMALLSKSNNLQEMFIHRELLLQLKEIGKRFQICANSLEDILVKMS, from the coding sequence ATGTTTAGATCCCTGCTGCAAAAATACGTATTACCGAGAGAAGTCGATTTCCTCGGCGCCTTGAACCAGCATGCGCAGGCCATCAAGCGTATCACGCACGATCTGCAGTCGTGCTTTATCGAGGGCGACGAAATCTGCTGTCAGGCGGTAACCGAAGACGAACATCAGGCGAAAAATATCAAAGAGAGCAATATGAATGAATTGCTCAACAGTTTCATCACCCCTATCGATCGCGAATCCATTTTTCGCATCATCAGCCAGTTAGACTGGCTGGCCGTCAGTATCCGTCACTTCATCATCGAAGCCAAAGCCTACGAAATCCGGGAATTGCATAATGGCTACAACACCATTTTTTCGCAAATCTGTCTGAGCTCGGAACATCTTGCCAAAGGGTTTGAAAAACTGATCGAGAAGGACCATCTTGCCGTCGCGCTCGAAGCGCAAAACGTTCGCGACAGCTATGATTATCTGGTGGATATTTATGTCGAAAAGATGGCTCTGCTTTCAAAAAGCAATAACCTTCAAGAGATGTTCATTCACCGCGAGCTGCTTTTACAGTTGAAGGAGATCGGTAAACGTTTTCAAATCTGTGCGAATTCGCTGGAAGACATTCTGGTGAAAATGAGCTGA
- a CDS encoding [FeFe] hydrogenase, group A, with the protein MIQVTVNGHPVEIESGSTLLDAARKAEVHIPTLCYYPRLPSHAVCRMCLVKVQGAQKPQPACKTLAQHGDIIETDTSELIAFRKADAQWLLARHPNDCIRCEVNGSCQFQNLVSEYQLEDKWPKLPRGSAEHPEHRLTDHTSPSIWRDLSKCIECGLCAEACGEPGQQQNIIGFAEHGEGRMPVTVFDKPLSETKCISCGQCTLVCPVGALIETPHWHEVLHTLDAHRRISAVQVAPATRVAISEEFGMKPGTVSTGRMINALRALGFDYVFDTNFAADLTIMEEGSEFLGRLKSQQNLPLFTSCCPGWVNWIELNRPDLLPHLSTAKSPQQMHGALTKRGAFAQSLGADFANGKNEPYVVSVMPCTAKKDESVRPGVSGDVDHVLTTRELARMIKARGIPFSALPEDDEFDNPLGESTGAAQIFGASGGVMEAVVRTASHFIGREDSLPLEWQQLRGVRQGIKEAQIPGIGKVAICNGIATLQKMLQSEQWREEYVAIEVMACVGGCLGGGGEPKSMDPDILHKRMQAIYQIDSQAPRRRSYENRDIQKLYATELEEPNSERAHELLHTAYAARNSKRLLLMRFLDCVDRRDGDAASKLFHPDALWSTASPYGDIRGVENIRALIQDVLPPRQYGPKYVRHTMASPAQQDDLTVITPSGEHCVFTIEAATLNEGTESRKVIRKLTRRLL; encoded by the coding sequence ATGATTCAGGTCACGGTTAATGGACACCCGGTCGAAATAGAAAGCGGTTCGACTCTGCTGGATGCCGCCAGAAAAGCGGAAGTTCATATCCCGACCCTCTGTTACTATCCCCGTCTGCCCTCCCATGCAGTATGTCGAATGTGTCTGGTGAAAGTTCAGGGCGCTCAAAAACCGCAACCGGCGTGCAAAACCCTGGCTCAGCACGGCGACATTATCGAAACCGACACCAGTGAATTAATCGCCTTTCGTAAAGCGGACGCGCAGTGGCTTCTGGCGCGACATCCGAACGACTGCATCCGCTGCGAAGTCAACGGTTCCTGTCAGTTTCAGAATCTGGTCAGCGAGTATCAGCTGGAAGACAAATGGCCGAAGCTTCCGCGGGGATCGGCTGAGCATCCCGAGCATCGTCTGACTGACCATACCTCCCCCAGTATCTGGCGCGATCTGTCGAAGTGTATTGAATGCGGACTCTGTGCCGAAGCCTGCGGTGAACCCGGTCAGCAGCAGAATATTATCGGTTTCGCCGAACACGGCGAAGGACGAATGCCGGTAACGGTTTTCGACAAGCCATTATCCGAAACCAAGTGCATCTCATGCGGCCAGTGTACGCTGGTGTGCCCGGTCGGCGCGCTGATCGAAACGCCACACTGGCATGAAGTTCTGCATACCCTTGATGCCCATAGAAGAATCTCCGCCGTGCAGGTCGCTCCGGCGACCCGTGTTGCCATCAGCGAAGAATTCGGCATGAAACCCGGCACGGTCAGTACCGGTCGTATGATCAATGCATTAAGGGCGCTCGGTTTCGATTACGTCTTTGACACCAATTTCGCTGCCGATCTGACCATTATGGAAGAAGGAAGCGAGTTTCTCGGTCGCCTGAAAAGCCAACAGAACCTCCCCCTGTTCACCTCCTGCTGTCCCGGTTGGGTCAACTGGATTGAGCTCAATCGCCCCGACCTGTTGCCACACCTGAGCACCGCTAAATCACCGCAGCAGATGCACGGCGCCCTCACCAAACGCGGTGCTTTCGCGCAATCACTCGGTGCCGACTTTGCCAACGGGAAAAATGAACCCTATGTAGTAAGCGTGATGCCGTGTACCGCCAAAAAGGATGAATCCGTCCGTCCCGGAGTTTCCGGCGACGTCGATCACGTCCTGACAACCCGCGAACTGGCCAGAATGATCAAAGCGCGAGGCATTCCCTTCAGCGCCCTGCCCGAAGATGACGAATTCGACAACCCTTTAGGAGAAAGTACCGGAGCCGCACAGATTTTCGGTGCCTCGGGTGGCGTCATGGAAGCGGTCGTTCGGACGGCCAGCCATTTTATTGGTCGAGAAGACAGCTTGCCCCTCGAATGGCAGCAGCTGAGAGGTGTTCGCCAAGGTATTAAAGAGGCGCAGATTCCCGGTATCGGCAAAGTGGCCATCTGTAACGGCATTGCCACATTACAGAAAATGCTGCAATCGGAGCAATGGCGCGAGGAGTATGTCGCCATTGAAGTGATGGCCTGCGTTGGCGGATGTCTTGGCGGAGGCGGAGAACCGAAATCGATGGATCCAGATATTCTGCACAAACGCATGCAGGCCATTTATCAGATTGACAGTCAGGCTCCACGCAGACGTTCTTATGAAAACCGTGATATTCAAAAACTGTATGCGACCGAGTTGGAAGAGCCGAATTCCGAGCGTGCCCATGAGCTTCTGCACACCGCCTACGCGGCACGAAATTCCAAACGTCTGCTGTTAATGCGCTTTCTCGATTGCGTTGACCGACGGGATGGCGATGCCGCAAGCAAACTCTTTCATCCGGACGCACTTTGGTCGACCGCTTCGCCCTACGGAGACATTCGCGGCGTCGAGAATATTCGGGCACTGATTCAAGACGTTCTGCCGCCAAGACAATACGGACCCAAGTATGTCCGACATACCATGGCTTCGCCTGCTCAACAGGACGATCTTACGGTTATCACACCAAGCGGCGAACACTGTGTCTTCACCATTGAAGCCGCAACGCTGAATGAAGGTACTGAATCCAGAAAGGTAATCCGCAAACTGACAAGAAGACTTCTGTAA
- the mnmH gene encoding tRNA 2-selenouridine(34) synthase MnmH, with amino-acid sequence MTVSITQFEQDLPQTDDFKSIVLNNTPLIDVRAPVEFSQGAFPNTVNLPLMTDEERQKVGICYKQYGNEAAVKLGHKLVNEQVREPRVQSWRAFMEAHPDALLYCFRGGMRSKISQQWLKDSGREIVRLKGGYKAFRRYLIDFLEAVPTTFPQSGIQPVVLAGRTGSGKTLLLQQLQNTVDLEGLAHHRGSAFGRHATPQPTQINFENALAMELIRFQETPHRRLVIEDEGRNIGTVYMSKELFEFFKGGSRVVLETPLEERIAITLDEYVVQAQKEYPSVDDWKAFMLAAFNRIQKRLGGERYQRVLQQFNQALQIQLSSGSIDEHQTWIETLLVEYYDPMYDYQMQKRQHKVEFSGSIQEIVDYLQSPQNA; translated from the coding sequence ATGACCGTCTCCATTACTCAATTTGAGCAAGACTTACCGCAGACGGATGATTTCAAGTCGATCGTATTGAACAATACGCCCCTGATTGACGTGCGTGCGCCGGTGGAATTTTCCCAGGGCGCTTTCCCCAATACCGTCAACCTGCCGTTGATGACCGATGAAGAACGTCAGAAAGTCGGTATCTGCTACAAGCAGTATGGTAATGAAGCGGCGGTTAAACTCGGTCATAAACTGGTTAACGAGCAGGTTCGCGAACCGCGAGTGCAATCCTGGAGAGCGTTTATGGAAGCACACCCGGATGCGTTGCTATACTGCTTCCGCGGCGGCATGCGCTCGAAAATATCCCAGCAATGGCTCAAGGATTCAGGACGCGAAATCGTACGCTTAAAAGGTGGTTATAAAGCTTTCCGTCGCTACCTGATCGATTTTCTCGAAGCCGTACCGACAACCTTTCCACAATCCGGAATTCAACCCGTCGTCCTGGCCGGACGCACCGGCTCCGGTAAAACGCTGCTGCTGCAACAACTACAGAACACCGTTGATCTGGAAGGCCTGGCCCATCACCGTGGTTCTGCTTTCGGACGCCATGCCACACCCCAGCCGACCCAAATCAATTTCGAAAACGCTCTGGCAATGGAGCTCATCCGCTTTCAGGAAACACCGCACAGACGGTTAGTGATTGAAGATGAAGGGCGTAATATCGGCACGGTCTATATGTCCAAAGAGTTGTTTGAGTTTTTCAAAGGCGGTTCCCGGGTCGTTCTGGAAACGCCGCTTGAAGAGCGCATTGCCATTACGCTCGACGAGTATGTCGTGCAGGCGCAAAAAGAATATCCGTCGGTCGATGACTGGAAAGCGTTTATGCTCGCGGCGTTTAACCGTATCCAGAAACGACTCGGCGGAGAACGTTATCAAAGAGTACTGCAGCAGTTCAATCAGGCGCTACAGATTCAGTTAAGCAGCGGTTCGATCGACGAACACCAAACCTGGATCGAGACCCTGCTGGTCGAGTATTACGATCCTATGTACGACTATCAGATGCAGAAGCGACAGCATAAGGTCGAATTCAGCGGCTCAATACAGGAGATCGTTGACTACCTGCAAAGTCCGCAGAATGCCTAA
- the selD gene encoding selenide, water dikinase SelD: MSAEQSETQNSIKLTEYSHGAGCGCKISPKILDSILQTSMEIAPHPALLVGNSTKDDAAAYDLGNGTSVLSTTDFFMPIVDDPFTFGQIAATNAISDIYAMGGNPLMAIAIFGWPIDKLPPEVGQQVIEGGRATCQAAGIPLAGGHSIDAPEPIFGLAVTGLVDNRHLKRNASAEADCQLFLSKPIGIGILTTAQKQKKIQPEHMQMAVEAMTTLNKAGSEFAKLEGVTALTDVTGFGVLGHLIEICEGSNIAAQIEFAKVPVLPHVLNYLEQGCTPGGTGRNFDSYGHKVSGVNGQPLSETQKMVLCDPQTSGGLLAAVKNESVEEFKAVAAQHGLQLEPIGRTVSAEEQSHCVQVA, from the coding sequence ATGAGTGCTGAACAAAGCGAGACGCAAAATTCGATTAAACTGACCGAATACAGTCACGGCGCAGGCTGCGGTTGCAAAATTTCTCCGAAAATTCTCGACAGCATTCTGCAGACCTCGATGGAGATCGCTCCGCACCCGGCGCTTTTGGTCGGTAACAGCACCAAAGATGATGCCGCCGCCTACGACCTCGGTAACGGTACGTCCGTTCTGAGTACTACCGACTTTTTTATGCCAATCGTCGATGACCCTTTTACTTTTGGACAGATTGCCGCGACTAATGCCATCAGCGACATCTACGCTATGGGCGGCAATCCCCTGATGGCGATTGCAATCTTCGGCTGGCCGATCGATAAATTGCCGCCCGAAGTCGGTCAGCAGGTAATCGAAGGCGGTCGAGCAACCTGTCAGGCCGCAGGCATTCCACTTGCCGGTGGTCACTCGATCGATGCTCCTGAACCGATCTTCGGTCTGGCGGTAACCGGACTGGTGGACAACCGTCACCTGAAACGTAACGCCAGTGCCGAAGCCGATTGTCAGCTGTTTTTGAGCAAACCGATCGGTATTGGAATCCTGACGACAGCGCAGAAACAGAAAAAGATTCAGCCGGAACATATGCAGATGGCGGTTGAAGCCATGACCACTCTGAACAAGGCCGGTAGTGAATTTGCCAAGCTTGAAGGCGTCACCGCCCTGACGGATGTAACCGGATTCGGTGTACTGGGACACCTTATCGAAATCTGCGAAGGCAGTAATATCGCCGCGCAAATTGAATTTGCCAAGGTACCGGTTTTGCCGCATGTTCTGAATTATCTTGAGCAGGGTTGCACACCGGGCGGAACCGGACGCAACTTTGACAGTTACGGGCACAAGGTCAGCGGCGTGAACGGTCAGCCCTTGAGCGAAACGCAGAAAATGGTGCTATGCGACCCGCAAACTTCCGGGGGACTGCTGGCGGCGGTTAAGAATGAGTCCGTCGAGGAATTCAAAGCCGTTGCCGCGCAGCATGGACTGCAACTTGAACCGATCGGCCGAACGGTCTCTGCCGAAGAACAGTCGCACTGCGTACAGGTGGCTTAA
- a CDS encoding nitroreductase: MSLSVSQAVTQRHSVRAFLDKPVNNEIIQRILDAARHAPSGVNTQPWQVAVVSGETKLRLQSAMLDKFTAGERGKMDYAYYPDEWKGAYKLRRVQTGKQLYGALQIERHDKAGQMAQWAANYRSFDAPVALYFFMDKSLQTGSFFDYGMFVQNIMLLALEEGLGTCPQGALGEYPDLIREQLGYGDDKLLLGGMALGYENTDHPVNQYRTEREPVEAFTRFFD; the protein is encoded by the coding sequence ATGAGTCTGTCTGTATCTCAAGCCGTTACCCAGCGTCATTCTGTACGCGCCTTTTTAGACAAGCCGGTGAACAATGAAATAATTCAACGAATTCTGGATGCCGCACGTCATGCGCCTTCCGGGGTCAACACCCAGCCGTGGCAGGTAGCGGTTGTCAGCGGCGAGACAAAACTGCGCCTGCAGAGCGCCATGCTGGATAAATTTACGGCCGGCGAACGAGGAAAAATGGATTACGCTTATTACCCGGACGAGTGGAAAGGAGCATATAAACTGCGCCGGGTACAAACCGGAAAACAGTTGTATGGCGCCTTGCAGATAGAACGCCATGACAAAGCTGGGCAGATGGCGCAATGGGCGGCAAACTACCGCAGTTTCGATGCCCCGGTCGCGCTGTATTTCTTTATGGATAAAAGCCTGCAAACCGGCTCGTTTTTCGACTACGGCATGTTTGTACAGAATATTATGCTACTGGCTCTGGAAGAAGGTCTGGGAACCTGTCCGCAAGGCGCCTTGGGAGAATATCCCGATCTTATCCGCGAACAACTCGGTTACGGCGACGATAAGCTCCTGCTTGGAGGAATGGCACTTGGCTATGAAAATACGGATCATCCGGTCAACCAGTACCGCACCGAACGGGAACCGGTGGAAGCCTTTACCCGCTTTTTCGACTGA